CGGAGTGGCTGTTGGGACCAATGATGACATTCGTGGACGGGATTGCAGTCCGCTTGCACATACGTGCACACTGTCCCTCGTGGAAGACACACTCGATCCCGACGACATCCGTCGCGCCCTCACCGCGGCGCATCTGTACTACGTCCAGGAGCGCACGATGGAAGCCATCGCACGCGAGCTGGGGACCTCGCGCTCAACGGTGTCCCGGCTCCTCTCGCGGGCGCGGGCGAGCGGGATCGTGGACATCCGCATCCGCTCCCCCTTCGCCGCGCCGCAGCTGCTGGAGCAGAACCTCGCCGACCGGTACGGCATCACCGCGCACGTCGTTCCGGTGCCCGACGACGCGAGCGATGTCGAGCGGCTCGAGCGCGTCGCGACCGCCGCAGCTCACCTGCTGGGCGACCTCGTCGTGCCCGACGCCACCGTCGGGATCGCGTGGGGGTCCACGACGGCGGCCGTCAGCCGCCGCCTCGTCCCCAAGTCCGTCCACGGGACGACGTTCGTGCAGCTGAACGGATCGGGGAACACCCGGACGACCGGACTCCTCTACGCCAGCGACATCCTGAGCCGGTTCGCCGTCGCCTACGGCGGGAGCGCACAGCAGTTCCCCGTGCCGGCGTTCTTCGACGACCCCCGCACGAAGCACGCCATGTGGCGTGAGCGGAGCACCACCCGCATCCTCGACATGCACGCGTCGATGGACCTCGTCGTCTTCAGCGTGGGCGCGGCGGACTCCCGCGTGCCCAGCCACGTCTACTCCGGCGGCTACCTCGAGCCGGAAGAACTCGCGGCGCTCGACCGCGAAGGCGTCGTCGGCGACGTCGCGACGGTGTTCTACCGTCTCGACGGCTC
This DNA window, taken from Microbacterium sp. MM2322, encodes the following:
- a CDS encoding sugar-binding domain-containing protein yields the protein MEDTLDPDDIRRALTAAHLYYVQERTMEAIARELGTSRSTVSRLLSRARASGIVDIRIRSPFAAPQLLEQNLADRYGITAHVVPVPDDASDVERLERVATAAAHLLGDLVVPDATVGIAWGSTTAAVSRRLVPKSVHGTTFVQLNGSGNTRTTGLLYASDILSRFAVAYGGSAQQFPVPAFFDDPRTKHAMWRERSTTRILDMHASMDLVVFSVGAADSRVPSHVYSGGYLEPEELAALDREGVVGDVATVFYRLDGSTRGIELNDRATGPRFDVLRRVPSRVCVVSGVDKRDSLRGALAARLVTELVVDEATARSLAE